A window of Gudongella oleilytica genomic DNA:
GCACTGAAGGCTCCAGACATTCAGGAAAACAAACTATATTAAGTGCCAGCCTGGGTTCTCCCCCCATCGCATAAACATCACTCAGGGAATTCGCGGCTGCTATTAGTCCAAAGGTATATGGATCATCGACCACTGGAGTAAAAAAGTCCAGGGTTTGTATCATTGCCAGATCATCGTTGATCCTATACACTGCTGCATCGTCGGAGGTGTCGATTCCAACCAACAGGTTCTCATCATTTGTCTTTGGTAGATTGCACAGGACCTGTGCAAGTATATCGGGTCCGATTTTGGCCGCTCACCCAGAGCTTTTCGTCAATTGGGTCAATCTTATTTCTTCCATATTTGTTCCTCCTAGTCAACTGTGATCAGGTCCTTTATGTCGTTGAATTTAGCATCTCCAATACCTGATACGTTCCTTATATCATCTATACTCTCAAACCTACTACTTTTCCTGTACTCAATTATCCTGTCGGCTATAACCGATCCAATTCCAGGCAGGCTGTCGAGCTCCTCCTTGCTGCAGGTATTAATGTTTATCAAGCCATTATCGCTTCCTGTATTTATGGCTTCTATGTTCTGGGAAACTTCCTCTCCGATCGCTGGTATATATATCTTATCCTCATCTTTAAGTTTTTTCGCAAGATTTATACGGTCAATGTCAGCTGACTTTGTCAAGCCACCTGCAAGATCAACTGCATCCTTTACCCGATCGCCGCTTATAAGCTCATATATTCCCGGGTAATACACCTGCCCGCTGATATGAACCATTATTAGCGAAGGCTCCTCCGATTCTTCTTTTTCATCATATTTAACAGATGTTTCAGACTGAATCAAAGCCAGTGGTTGTGTTGGCTGGTTTTTTCTTATATACCCTCCAATTCCAAAATAAGCCAACAAAATGATGGCTATACTCAGTATAGCTATTTGCTCCTTCTTTGTAAAGAAATCCATATCCATCCTCCTGTCAAACCCTTTAGTGATTACTAATGTCATGAATAATTATTTATCTTATCACCGTTAAGTTTTTTTGTAAAATCTGATATAATCTATTATTGTAAAATACAAAAATCAACGGTGGTGTACATAATGAAGAAACTTGTGATCATGATTTTAGTGTTAGCATCTCTCCTTAACACATATACAGTATTCGCTGAAAATATAAGCCTTTCCGCTCCCAGCTCGATACTCATTGATTTCGATACAGGAAAGATCTTATATGATAATAATAGCAGTATGAAGCTATATCCCGCAAGTACAACAAAGATGATGACGGCTATTTTAGCAGTGGAAAAGGGAAATCTTCAGGATATCGTAACAGTAGACCAGGAGGTCGTAAGCCTGACAAAGGGAAGCCATATAGCACTCGAGCCTGGCGAACAGCTTACACTTGAGCAGCTGCTTTATGCAATGATGCTGCCCTCTGCAAATGATGCTGCCCTTGCAATTGCAAAGCATATTGGAGGAAGCGTGGATAATTTTGTCAGAATGATGAACGAAAGGGCAAGAGAATTGGGGGCGACCGATACAAATTTCGTAAACCCAAACGGTCTTCATAATGATGAACATATTTCAACGGCTCATGATCTGGCGTTGATCGGCAGAAGAGCTATGGAGCTTGAGACTATAAGAAGCATAGTGAGTACCGTTACATATGAGATACCCCCTACAAATAAGAAGGCCGAGACAAGATATATCAAGATAACTAATAAGCTCCTATACAGTACAGAGAAAATAGATGTGAATGGTGTGCTTGTTAATGCAAAGTATGAAGGTGCTTCCGGAATCAAAACGGGTTATACCTCTGAGGCTATGAATTGTCTTGTATCTTATGCTGAAAGAAACGATCAAAGGCTTGTAGCTGCCGTACTTAAAGCAGAAGGAAATGGCAGCTATTCAGATACACATAAGCTTTTGAACTACGGATTCTCGAATTTCCAGAATAAAGCTATAGCCAATTTTAACGAGTATATTGACAACATTCCCGTTTCACAAGGCGTTGTCCCATTTGTTGCAGGTATTCTTGACAGGGATGTTATCTACCCCGTTTCGGGTAGTGATGCTTTTATGGTCGAAAAAAAGATAAATCCCGTTGCAGATCTGAGGGCGCCTGTTGAGAAGGGACAAATCATCGGTACGGTAGATTATGTTTTAAATGGGAAGATCATAGGTGGAGGAAATGTAATAGCCACATCGGATGTGGAGATCGATCCTATGACTAAGCTCCATAACAGAATTCTGAGCAAATGGTATCTTTTTGTATTTGGTCTATTGATACTTCTTAGAGCTTATGCATTGAACAGGAAGAAATCGAGAAAAAAATCCAGGAGAAGAACTCCTTCAACAATACGTT
This region includes:
- a CDS encoding helix-hairpin-helix domain-containing protein encodes the protein MDFFTKKEQIAILSIAIILLAYFGIGGYIRKNQPTQPLALIQSETSVKYDEKEESEEPSLIMVHISGQVYYPGIYELISGDRVKDAVDLAGGLTKSADIDRINLAKKLKDEDKIYIPAIGEEVSQNIEAINTGSDNGLININTCSKEELDSLPGIGSVIADRIIEYRKSSRFESIDDIRNVSGIGDAKFNDIKDLITVD
- a CDS encoding D-alanyl-D-alanine carboxypeptidase family protein gives rise to the protein MKKLVIMILVLASLLNTYTVFAENISLSAPSSILIDFDTGKILYDNNSSMKLYPASTTKMMTAILAVEKGNLQDIVTVDQEVVSLTKGSHIALEPGEQLTLEQLLYAMMLPSANDAALAIAKHIGGSVDNFVRMMNERARELGATDTNFVNPNGLHNDEHISTAHDLALIGRRAMELETIRSIVSTVTYEIPPTNKKAETRYIKITNKLLYSTEKIDVNGVLVNAKYEGASGIKTGYTSEAMNCLVSYAERNDQRLVAAVLKAEGNGSYSDTHKLLNYGFSNFQNKAIANFNEYIDNIPVSQGVVPFVAGILDRDVIYPVSGSDAFMVEKKINPVADLRAPVEKGQIIGTVDYVLNGKIIGGGNVIATSDVEIDPMTKLHNRILSKWYLFVFGLLILLRAYALNRKKSRKKSRRRTPSTIRF